The Elgaria multicarinata webbii isolate HBS135686 ecotype San Diego chromosome 11, rElgMul1.1.pri, whole genome shotgun sequence genome segment aggaggacgcagacaagctgaagggggttcagaggagggcaaccaggatgatcagaggtctggaaacaaagccctatgaggagagactgaaagaactgggcatgtttagcctggagaagagaagattgaggggagacatgatagcactcttcaaatacttaaaaggttgtcacatagaggagggccaggatctcttctcgatcctcccagagtgcaggacatagaataatgggctcaagttaaaggaagccagattccagctggacatcaggaaaaacttcctgactgttagagcagtacgacaatggaatcagttacctagggaggttgtgggctctcccacactagaggccttcaagaggcagctggacaagcatctgtcggggatgctttagggtggattcctgcattgagcagggggttggactcgatggccttgtaggccccttccaactctgttattctatggttctatgatctgtgagtaaccaatctcaatcacaggattaaaaaaaaaacatttgaagaAATTCTGTTTTACAACCTCTCAGAAATACCTGAAACCCCTGAATTCCCAAACACATTCTTACCATCCGGAGAGATCTGGCCCCAGCCAGTCACCCAGCATGCCATCCCCACCGGGAAGATGTCAGGGTCGGAACTATTTGGCAGGCAAACAGGCAAGATGGTTCGGGAGAAATTTACCGGCTCCTCCAACCTCACCAGTGCAATATCGGCACTCAGCCCATCTCCAGCAAAATATGGATGCACTATGATCTGGTTGACAGCAGATGAGACCATGCTGGGCACGGGTTTGGGCAGATCATATTCCCCCAGGTTGATTTGGTACTCGTGTAGATTCAGCACCCTATGGAAGATAAGGAACAATGTGTATTGTACTGTGGAAAGGCCTGTGTTCGAATCCTTGCTCAGCACTGGAGTTCAATGGGAAGCTTTTGGAATGACACTGTactagttcacatgatcacagcagTCCGACATGGCTTATTTCAGCCACAGAGGGTTGCAGCATATGCTGacggccattttaaatattcaacccCCAGTGAGGGGCTGCCATTGTTTGCAGCAGCATCTGGACCaggacagcatggcttgttggagagggAAACAAACCCTCCAATAACTCTACAATAGATTGTGGATTATTGGAAGGttgcttccccccaccaccaaCAAGTCATGCCACCCCAGTTCGGACGACACGACAAGCCACAGCAGTGACTTGAATACTGATCGTGaaaaccaggtcactgtctctCAACTTAATCTACCTCACTAGATGAACATCGACTATAGTTCAtccccctatccactttctcaccatgcataattttaaacacctctatcacgtctacCCTCACATCAACCATAGTCACCTGTGGACAGGTGAGCTGTGAGCCTGCAGTCTAGATGCTATCTCTTGATGGGCACCTTTCAGGCCCCTGTCTACCCATTCTTATTCTTTATCTTTTATCTTTATctttggactggacaacccttcaaatgaaGAGGGGACGGCAAATCGAGGACTTCCATTagactgcccttcaaatagaagactgccctctgtcaagtaggacacctggctcaATAATGCTTATAGGAATCCTGTATGGTCAGCTAGCGTTCTTATCTCCAGGTAGAGAGTAGCTTGCATGTCCATTAATTCCAACCGAACTGAGACTTGATTTCCCAACGCCCATATTCTGAACCATAACACAACCTTCAGGCTAAGCAAAAAACAAGGAAATGCTGCTTCAGGTGCCAGGGTGGTCGAATTAACCCTGCAATTGAGGTGGAGGAGGAACCAGTGGAGGATGGAGGTTATCGGTGGAGCAATGCTGCTATAAagacttcaatgctgctataaagcagtcgtgtggctcctgccttttatataccgctttcatactgcttccatagtggaatatcctgcttggtgtagatgagccctgagttggGTCCTGTCCTCTGACACTGTCCATCTAGCTCCCCCTGGTGGTGCCCTGAagtctgcattttatttattttatttattacatttatataccgccccatagccgaagctctctgggtggggtTTACGAAGATTCACTTCTGAAGCGAGCCAGGGGATGTCTTTTCAACCCagtcttttttccccccactcACCCTTCGAAGCAATGAGCAGCTGTCAGCACCCACTGCGATGAAATCAAGCTTCCGCCACATATGTGTAACCTGTTCCTTCGGATGCTGACTTGCCACGGCCATTCCCCTTCCTCGGCCTTCTTGCCCCCGATGATCCGAGGGGAGAACACGTGGGGAAAGCCACAGGCTGCAGAGGACAGGGAGAGGCGTGAGATGTGGGGCGGCGCAGGGAGGGGGGTAAAGTTGGTGATGATGGTTTCATTACCATTCTATGGTAAACGCAAGCCTCACAAAAATGCTGCATCTACATCTTTAATCCTCAAAGGAGAAGGCTGCACCAACAGCCCCCTTGGATGTGGGACGTGCAGACACACGTACAGTTGCACACACAGGCAGCAGGATGTTGCCATTTCACCACGGGACAGCAACAAAGTCAGGGTGAGGGAAAGGGATTGCAAGGGGGAAAATATGATCAACTAGGACAGAATATTTGATCCGCCGATTAGACAGGCGGACAGCATTCCTCACTTTCTGTTCCAAATGTACTTAGAATAACCTGCCTGATTTAAAATATGGGTTGGGACGTTTCCACAACAGATCAAATTGCTTTTCAATTGGCAACGCCTAATCCTCATGATACACACCATAGTGACCGAGGTATTGGAGAGATattggaagaaagggaaagaggcaggaaaatgtACGTGTGTGAAAGGACGGATAAATGGACCAACAGGCAAAAAtacctggggggatctacactactgctttaaagcgctttataacagttttgacaactgttggggcccaggacacactgcatatacagttttcaaaacgttttcaaagcgctttaaaagcagtagtgtagatccccccctggtgcaCCAAAAATGCATGGTGAAATGCAAAAGCAGGAATATACTGAAGCAAAGATGCCAACATTTTATTGTGAAATCACCCTgccctcattcacagaattttaggtggggggacgggaccaGAGGATGGTGTTTTCCAAATATAACTCTCCCATGTTTCCCAACGCTTCTTTCATCTTTTCTATTTTAACCATATAAAATCGAGGAAGGGCccaaagatgaaatagctgcacaatgccttttgattgacaATGCTAGGAGCTGTCCGTCTAGAAGCATTCTAAAAGGCAGGCCAGGTCACCCATGTAAACAAACTAcatcaaaacaaaattaaaggtaACAGCAGGTACTGTGGGCACACAGAGGTACGGACGGTCTGTTGGTGGGTGAAATGAGTGGACGGAGTGAGAATTCAAGGCGTATGTTCAAAATTACGGTGCATACAGTAACTAAGGACTTGGATGGAGAAATATTAGCATTTATGGATAGCAGCAGAACTTGCAGGGAAACTTAAAGGGCTTCTATCCAGAGGTATTTGGGAGCATTGGGCATGTACATTCAATGCACCCAAGATCTATAAGGTGCACAGCTTATATTTTTGAATTTCCCCTCCTTTCTATATAGCagatgtgtgtggagggggggggggaattgcaggcatCCACACAAGGGAATTCTTTGTATCTGGGTGTAAGGGGGTGAGGACCAGACACATTTTGAAACCCTTTTCTTATGCTTCCTTCTCCTGACTTTacactaaggcagccttcctcaacctggggcgctccagatgtgttggactacaactcccagaatgccccagccggctggggcattctgggagatgcagtccaacacatctggagcgccccaggttgaggaaggctgcactaaggcATGAAATCCATggaattattggggggggggatatttcaaACTGGCAAAACCAGATTGCACCAGCTGTACCACAccattttctctttatttatgAGTTTGTTTTTAAGGGCAGGGGGCTTCTTCCATGCTGGGCCTGTACGGCTGAATCTCTACACTCGGCTCCGTCACAGGGCATCCATAGAGCAGCATCAAATCTTTaaactcctgtgttttcccaatgAGGCTGGAATCCCTCAAACTGGTGAAACCacccccattttctttttgtttatgggggggttattttatttttagtaggAAAGAGTCAGAGTCGGAGCAAGAAACAGAAGTCTCAGGTGGTTAAACTGGGAGGGATCACCTTGTGAATACAGGGAAATAAAAGCAACATTTCTACAAAGCACCCTTTCGAGATGGATCCTACCCCATTTTGGGGTCCGGCTGTCCCATGCCAGGCATTTTTCCTCACCTTTTTGAGCAGAATGGTTTTCAGCACCTGCGAGAGAAAATGAGATGGCAGTGACATAATGCCAGACTGTGCACGTATTAGAAGATGGAAATTGGATGGTATGGTTTCGCCCTGGTGAACCAAGCACTTTTGATCATCAGCCCACAAGAATTCCAGACATGGTCAGTGGTTGAAATGCAACCAGATCAAGGTAGGCCACTAAAAGCAAAACAGGGATGCCAAAAAGAGAGATCTTCTTCACCACTGCATTGGATCTGTTCCTGAGGGGTGTGATGGTAAACAAAGCTCCAGTCTTCCCACCAATGCATTATCTAAATGGAGACAAACTCCTGATGACACATATAGAGGCAGAAACTGCAGAGAATTTCCAATGAGGTTTATATAAGGAAATCCAGAAATGTCATGAGTTTAATGGCAATGAAAAGGGAAATCAAAATCCTCCTAGATTCAAAACTCAGGACTGCTAATACATGCAAACCCCTCCTTAACTATACATGTATCCCCAAGTTGGGGCTACTACCACCCCGGCATTCTTGAAGCAACGCTGTATATTTATCACTATGTGGAAGGAAAGGAATTAAACAGGTAAAATCTTCTCCTTCACAGCATATTCATGCTAGGAGAAAAATATTTCATACTGAATTTTTGCCTGTGGCGCAGCGGATGAGAAAGGCACAGCAGCCCTGGCAGgagaatagaagaagaagaagaagaagaagaagaagaggaggaggaggaggaggaggaggaggaggaacctaaCGCTGAAGAAATAATTTGTTTTGCTCTGGGCAGCACATTATTATCCTGCCCCTGGAGCTTCTGAGCATATTTACCTGATAGACATTCTGACACCCAGTAGCTGCCTGCTCAAACCTACTACCCTCATTCCCACCCAAAGCCCCTCCATCTTTTCACAGAACCCAGGAGTGCTGTTTCCCTTTAACAGTGGGAGTCCAGGCTCTGCAGCTTCTAGGGCTCCTTTGTGTGACCCGCTGCTGCCCTCTCCAAGAGTCCTTGTTCCTACCACCTCATTCTCTCCCCCAAACTCTCCTCCCAGGGaaaccaggaatcctggctcTTTCCTACCAAAAGAAGATCAGAACTAGCAACTTaggcaggatacagaataataaTTGCTCACTCCAAAAGGATTGTTCCCATATCCTTAGATGAAGCGCAAGTGCacgcacgaacacacacacacaccctgatggCTCACCTCTCAGCAATAGGAGGAGAAGCACAATCTGAGAACAGCAGAGACTCAGCATGGTTCAGGCAGCCCAGGATACTCCTGCTCTGTTGCCAACTAGGGAAGGGGAGAGCGAAGAGAGCTCTGGGCTCGTTTCATGAGGCCAAGCACCCTTCGGCAGGATGGGTGCATGACCAAGAGGGCAGTGGCTTGGCATTGCCAAGTACAGAAGAGGCTGCCCCAGAGCGAAACCTAAGCTGCTGGGCACTGTTGTCCGCACCACACCCTCAGTCACCCACCAGGGCCAGCTGAGCTGCTTGCTTCCACCACTGGGAAGGCAAGATTCCCTAACCATTTGCATCCCTGCCTCTGGCAAGCAAGTCGTGGGTTTAGACCAGAGTATATGTAAGtttgcagggggtgggagagagagaggagggagagagagagagaatttgtagGATAAACCAGGCTTCCTCCAGATGTCGTGAGACAAAACAGgagtattgggacaaaaaaagaaaaagatgttccCCTGTTTTTGAGAACGGTAAATCTAAATTAAATGGAACACACAGCTGCCTTGAAAGACACATAAAACTAAACAGTTGGTTGGGTTCAGActatcagcacaatcctatacaagcctacccagaagtaagtttcattgctttcaatggggcttactcccagggaagtgagtGTAAGATAGCAGCCTAAACTTAAAGGGAGAACCACAATATACACAAAAGAAAATAGACCGCCTGTATTCAAAGGCTTAGAGTGCACTGTTGGGAAGTTACTTCTATGCATGTGTTGTTTCTTGTTTCAAAACTTCAGAGCAATAACACTGTATAACGAATTGAACTCATAGCCCTGTGAGTGGGGCCAGTTGCACCCCATAACGTTTTCCACTTATGAAGAAACAACAGATGAGGAATTGACATTTGAAACTGATATGAAGAATTCCACTGTCAATGGTGCATTATGGCCTGCCCTTTAAATACACATGGCCACATTGTGCATCATACTAAACAGTGCTTGATATGTTATGGAACTGAATGAATGGGCCATTCCAATAGGTTGGTGGATTCTCCAAAACAAACTGGCTTAGGTTTTCCTAATGTCCTGTGTTTGTCTGTCAGTTTCTGCTCtcaggctatggctagaccaggcgatatcccggtgattgcccggggatcatccctgtgcgtccacatgacccggctcctcgcgagtctCTCCGTCCTTATGcctatttatctttaaactgtACTCGGATTGGGCAGGCCTTCAAataatagaggatgccttcaaacagaggacactcctctgtaaagtaggacacctgaccaCCCTAGAAAAGAATGATAAAGCTAAGGAATAATTTTGTCTATTGAAAGAACTTGCAAGAAAAATTGACTTTGAAAAAGGCCAgaaaaataaaaccttaaaataagaacataagaacagcgatgctgaatcacaccaagggtccacccagtctagcattctgttcacacagtggccaactagctgtttaccaggacacgggtgcaacagcaccctcccacccatgttccccagcaactggtgtatagctTTTCTGACAccggaggtagcacgtagccatcaagactagtagctattgatagccatctcctccagaTGTATTAATGTTAACAACTACAGTGGTCCATaggaacaaaaattaaaaaatgaataaaagcaaAATATGGTCAGGATACCTTTCTTAGAACAAATCCCAAAGCCACAAAATAATCTACAAGCATTGTAGGAGACTGGAGCTTATGTTAaataaaaactgcaaaaaaatgggagggaggcCTGGTGGGGGTGGAAAAACAGTGTGGGCCACAGTGtcatttcagaaatgtagaaaatgttgaATTAAGATAGAAACCTTTCTTTCATGACTCATGTGGCTGTATGTATGAGATGGGGTTGTGGTGGTATGTGTGTGGGAGGCCTTTGTGACAAGTTTATAACTGGGTCCAGAAAATGACGTTTGGTCCCTGCCCAGTTCTCTGCACTGTTGATACACACTCTACGGTGCTGCCGCCTCAagcaggcagggccagccctgaggtAAGACTCCTTTCTTTACCAGCTGCATAAAAACTTAGCCAGTCAAATCGTGCTTTTTTTCCATACATCCTTTCTTCGCTCCATTTTACAAAGAACTCAACCCATCTCTCCATTTTACAGAGTATCCAACCCAGGTTCCCCTCACTATCACCACCACATTTGAATTCAGACCAGATTTGTAGCAGCTTCTTGGGGATGGAGGGTCTTGGTCTTGAATTGCAGTTACAGTACCAACTCATCTAGCGTAGAGCAGCAAAGTGCCATTGAGGTTTTTCAGGGCTACTGTCTCTTTAATAAATAGCTTCCTTCTGAATAAATGTACAGTAGGGTTTTGCCCGTGGGAATGGGCACTGCTGGAAGTTTTTATTCCAGGGGAAAAGGGCTAAATTAAATATCGTGTAAAATCAATCCTTTAGTTCCATTTCCAGGTGACTGAAGAAAAGGAATACCTCCGCAGCACTGAAGGGCTGTAGGGTGGAAGCAACCATTAAGATATAAATTTACAGTAACCAAATATCACTTACTTGTTCCAGCAAAAGGTATGGAACTAACAGTGTTatgctatacatgtcttctcaaatCCTATTTAGTTCAATGTGGCGTACTgttaggtaagtgggtataggattacaatCTAAGAATTGCTTCAGTTGAAGACTGCTTTcactgcagaaaatccaaataAACTTGCCTAAAGGCGCAATTCTCTGCATGTTTAatatagaaaaaaagtcctacaattcccagtattccccagccaacactgctggctgaggaatgctgggagttgtaggactttttcctgtccaaacatgcataggattgcacctaagaTGCACATGGTACTACactatatttattttttgtctGTAGAATATAGCAAAAGGCAACCCTGTCTGAAATAGCAACTGCATATCGAAAAGAATTGCGAGAGACATTACTGTGCAATTTCACACCACAAATTGCAGCAATGTGTGCTTTCAGTACTTTCAGTTGCTAAGTCTGCAGGAGCTACAATTTCTTACACCCACAAGTACAAACCAGTGGTGGGGAGTCCTCTTTGTGATATATCTTTCTCTGTCAGTAAAGGGGAGCTGTGAAATGGCACATGCATTTGTGAGCTGTGCTGTGCAGGTCACAGTGAAATTTCCTGGGACTGAGCTGGGCACTTGAGAAACCAGTTGAAGACTGGGACTGCTGGCTTTCTTgtcatccctctctctctttaaaaaaaacacctccccttTTGATTCTACAGAAGTGGTCCAGGGAGTTATCTAGGCAACATGGAAGAATgctgaaatcctgcctctccAGGCGTCTCCTTTCAAGAAAGTTGAGGGACAGCAACTCACCAACCCATCCCCACATTCCCAAGGCATTTCTCTTAGAGCTCCTTGCTCCATCCACCTGTCAAGAGTTCTCCTGCAATTTCAAGACACCTCTTCTCGATGTAGATGATCTGGGCAACAGAAAGGAACCGTGGAGTTTCTTCCTGGTCAAGGAGGATTCCTTGAAAGCGCCTCCCTGTGCCAGGGACCCAGAATGAGGGCCGTCAACAAGGGCCCTGGAACACATGGCGGGAGCCTGAGAAGCAAAAGGCACAACAGACAACAAGACCACCAGCAGCTCATCTACCTGTCTCCCCTGCCTCCAGTTCCTTGCTCTATCTGCCTGTCAAGAGATCCCCAACCATTTCAAGACATCTCACCTCAACAGAGAAGGCCGCAGTGAGCTCAAGGTGCCCTGAGAATTCTCAAAGGCCTCAAGCTGCCCTTGTTAAAACTCCATCATCAACCCTGGCACTAGGGAGACCTGTGCATGCTTTGAGCTAAGCCCTAAACAtccccttaagaacatcagaagagccctgctggagcagaccgagggtccatctagtccagcactctgttcacacagtggccaaccagccatcagccagggatgaacaagcaggacatggtacaacagcaccctcccacccatgttccacagcaactggtgtgcgtGCATAGGCTTCGTGtctctaatgctggatcagaacatcagaagagccatgctggatcagactaagggtccatctatcaGATATGAACCCAAGATCTATGTTGCTTTTTTCACCAACCAAGAACATTGCTCCGTTTGCCCCTGGTTCTACTCTCCCAATGAAGAAGTTTTACTGCCAGTTTTCAGGatcaatccctccctcccccactctcctTGCTGTCCTGGATCTTGGACTCCCCTGCAGGTCACACAACACTGCTTTGTTCCCCATCATCTCTCTAGCACTTGGTGCCTTGTGGCCTTGAATAGGAGGGAGACACCCACCAGAGCAGCAGCCATGGGCCAGGGTCTGGATTCACTGCATGTGGTCAAGTGAGGACACACATACGGCTGGAACTCCACAGCATTCATGTTTTGCTCAATTTTTacaccccaccaccatcaccatcaccaccaccttttCCTTTGGAGAATGCTTTTTAGGATGTCTATTAGAAATCGAATTGCTTGATAGACTTACATGATTGCTCTCAACCCCATTCCTGTTTTCTAAGACCTTTTCTGAAACTGAGGCTGAAGATGCCTGGCTTTTTGTctgtgtctcaaaatggagtcaggaCTGTTCACTCAAAAGAGAGCTACCTCAGTCAACATCTTCTTTCTGACCTTTCCCTTGATCTATAATCCATCTTTTCTCTAAAGAAAACACATCTGGAGTTGCATATGAGAAAGAGAGGTACTTCTAAGTATGTACAGACAGACTCAACCTCACCCCCGAGCAACTGGGGTCTGTCCACATGCAGTTTAGAAGCATCCCAGGATCCAGGTTTAATCACCATTTCCCTTTCTGTGACTGATCAGATCGCCATGACCACAGTTCATTCAAACCTCAGACAACTttctttataaaattatttgCACGGAGCTGCCCTAGCACAATTAAATAATTCATTAAAATCTTTCCTGATTTGGCATTGTTCCCAATGTCAGGCATTGCTTTGTCTGTTCCTTAATGAAAAGTAAATTAGTGGTACAATATATAGCAAGATAGTGCTGTGAAAAGTCCCCTTTCACAAGCTAAGGTCAGACATCACACACTCAGAACTGTGACTTGTTGCAAGCAGAAGTCACACATTATGTGAAGACCACAAAGCAGAAAAAACAGTAGAGAAGGAAAGCAGCGATCACGGTCGTAGCTCCTGCACTGTTAAAACAAAGATGGAGGTGCTATCATTCCATTTCCAGTGTTCCGGAGTGAGCGCCAGCACTTGTGTAGCTAAAACAGCAGCAAACGGATGCAAGAGGGTAACAGCAGACTCAGAGAAACCCCAAAGcgtgcagaagtacaaaactaTTTAAGAGAAACATCTAATGGGAGGATCCTGAAAAAAGAGCCCAATgagggctgagcatgctcagtggctacaGAATGCTGGCTattgggggggaatgggggggaggaTGGAACGGAATGTCACGGAGGAGTGCATGGCTGGCTGTGTGAAACACTGAACAAGAGCATACTgctacgctgcaacattttgttggagAGACCCCTTGATTGGACAGCATTGCACCTGCTGCCTCCTGGTGgtgaaattctgagagtgccttggactgcaagaagatcaaaccagtccatactccaggaaataaagccagactgctcacttgagggaatggtattaaaggcaaaactgaagtactttggctacataatgagaagacaggataccctggagaagaggttgatgctagggaaagtggaaggtaaaaggaagaggggccgaccaagggcaagatggatggatgatattctggaggtgacagacttgaccttggggaagctgggggtggcgacagcagacagaaagctctggcgtgggctggtccatgaagtcacgaagagtcggaaacgactgaacgaataaacaacaaaacagactTCTTGTAGCAGTTACATACCTGCTTTCCCACATCCCCAGtggatgcttccagataaggctttaaTTGTGCGcccatcctgcctcattcacagaactttacAGGGAGTCCAGAAAATTATGTCTTCAATTTGTAGTCCTCTCCATGTTGTTTCACTACTTCTTAAAGTATAGAATTTGCTACCGATGTGAATGGCTTTAAGGGGTGCGGGGTTAGACACATTCATgacagagaaggctatcaacggctacaagtcctgatggctatatgctacatccagtatcaaaggcactacacttatgtacaccagttgctggagaacatgggcaggagggtgctgttgctccattccctgtttgtgggttcctggtcaacagccggttggccactgtgtgaacagaggactggactagatggacgcttggtttgatccagcagggctctcatgTTAAATCCCAATTCTACACAAAACTTACAGGTGCAGgtgcctgtcctcttttgtatctgccacACTAGAATGAAA includes the following:
- the LOC134406029 gene encoding serine protease 27-like, which produces MLSLCCSQIVLLLLLLRGAENHSAQKACGFPHVFSPRIIGGKKAEEGEWPWQVSIRRNRLHICGGSLISSQWVLTAAHCFEGVLNLHEYQINLGEYDLPKPVPSMVSSAVNQIIVHPYFAGDGLSADIALVRLEEPVNFSRTILPVCLPNSSDPDIFPVGMACWVTGWGQISPDVNMVARTLQELEVLIIDVEACNEMYHNESDSYAMPEGYRLIYKDMICAGYPEGKKDTCQGDSGGPLVCELNGTWYLAGVVSFGFECAKPSRPGIYTRVTSFMNWIQHTMEQNVAPSGRAISDTLLLLLLALTNVLL